The following DNA comes from Spirulina major PCC 6313.
CCAAGGCTCCGGGCGATCCGGCTCTAAGGGAATCGCCTCATCATAGGCGGCGAGAGCGTCTTCGTATTGTTGTAACTCAAAAAACTGGTTACCTCGCTCCAGCCAGGTTTGAGCGGTGGCGTTTTCTAACTCACTCCGCGTGGCCAGATAATCCCGATACAGAGCAACGGGAATCGCCCATTCGCGATCCGCCTCCACCGTTGCCTCTGCAATCTTGCCCTGATGAATCCCCAATAATTTACCCTGCCGATTCACCACCGGACTACCCGACAGAATCTCTAACGGCGACTCATACCCCAACAGATAAACCCCCGGCAAGGATGAATAGCGCACGTTGGCGATCGCCACGGTTTCGAGGGGAGCGGTCATAAAATTATCTAGGGTTTCTGGGGTGGTGGCTTGCAGATACACCCAATCGTCCGAGCGCAGATCATCAGGCTCACCCAAGGCCAACTGCGGATAGGAGCATTGGGGATTGTTTTGTTTGAGTTTCAAAAGCACCATGGCACTTTTCGGCAAGGCTTCCACGATATCCACGGGCCGGGGGGGGGATTGGCGCAGGGAGATGGTGACATTTTCGCCGCCGGCGATCGCCGCCTCCGTCGTCAAAATCGTGCAGGCATAGGGTTCCCCCTCCACCACGACCCCCACCCATTGCTGAGCATTGTCCGGTGCTTGAATCACCACCGTACTCGCTTGCACCGTGGCACTCACTTGATCCAAAGAGGCTTGGAAGAGTCCGAGCGATCGCGCCCCGACCACTGCCATCCCTGCTACCCCCAGCACGCCCGCGCCACCCGCGATCAGTTGCACCGTGCGGCGGGACAGGGCGAAACGACGACGCTTGACAGTGGCGGCAGTAGGGGGGCGATCGTGCAGGGTCGCCGAGTTGAGGTCTAAATGCTTAAACGCCGCCAGGGCCGGAATCGCCGACTCAAAACGCTGCCGGAAGTCATAACAAACCATCCGATCCAAAAACGCCTTGAAACCCGGCGTGAGCTTCACCAAATGATGCCATTGCAATTCGCCGCTTGTCGGATCATCGGGAATATGTTCCGGATCGAGGCCGGTCAGGGCTTGGAGCGCGATCATCCCCACGGCGTAGATATCACTGCTCAACTTCGGCCGGCCTTGGGTTTGCTCACTCGGTGCGTATCCTGTTGTGCCAATGGCCACCGTCACTTTGGTTTTGCCATCAAGGGAGGTTTGCTTACTGATCTGCTTCACGGCCCCAAAGTCAATCAAGACGAGCCTGCGATCGCTCACCCGCCGTCGGATATTCGCCGGCTTCAAATCCCGGTGAATAATCCCTTGGGCATGGATCACACTCAGCACCTCTAGCATTTCATACACAAGCTGCCGCACCGCTGCTTCCGGGAGTTTCTTCCCCGGCGGTAATTCCGTTTCCAGATCATGGCCGTCAATAAATTCTTCGACTAAATAAAACTCTTGATCTTCTTCAAAATGAGCCAAAAGCTGCGGAATCTGAGCATGTTGCCCCAAACGACTCAGCACATCCGCTTCCCGTTTAAACAGGTGTTTCGCAATTTTGTAGGTTTTATCGGTGTGTTCTTTGAGCTTGAGCTTTTTGACAATGCAAGTGGGTTGGCCGGGAAATTGCTCATCAATGGCAATATAGGTTTCTCCAAATCCCCCCCGGCTGAGGGGACGCACCACCCGATAGCGATGGGCTAAATACAGCGCGGTGGGGCTGGATTCTGGCGGTTGAGCCGTGAACAGCGGCGGACTCTGAGCCGCTTCGCCATCCCACTCCGTCACAATCCGGGAATGCTCAATCTCACTGTCTAGGGTTGCATTGGTGATGATGGCCAAGTTCTGATCGGGAGGGCCGTCAAGGTCAGGGTCACACTCGCTGTGTCGTTGGCCTAAGCCGGCAACGGCTGAGGGGGCGGTGTCTGAGGTGGCCATGTCGAGCCAGTCATGGAGTTCTGTGGCGGAGGAAAAATACTGGGTAATGATGAGGTTGATCAGATGGGCGAGGCGATCGCTAACGACGGTCGTTTTGCGCCAATCTTGGGTGAGATTCACCGGCTCAATCCCCGTCAGGCCATGGAGAATCGTCACCCCCAAACAGTAAAGATCGCCCCCCACCGTCGGCGGCACGATCGCATCGGGTGGTAAATAGCCAGCCGCCGCGATCGCCGCCTGGCCCGCCGGAATCCGCTCATGGGCATAGGTTGCCCCAAAATGGGTCAGCCACCAACGCCCCGCCTCGGCACTGTAGAAAAAACTGTGGGGCTGAAGATTGCCGTGGATCATGCCGCGATCGTGGATCGTGGTGAGCGTCGGTAAAATATCCTGGAGCAGTTGTACCATATCCTGCTCGGACATCTGTCGCCCTGCTTGCAAATGTTGATTTAGGCCATACCCATCGCCGCCCCCATAGACCCAGCAGAGATCGCCCCCATCTACGCACACAGCGTCAAGGGGTTGCAATGCCGTGTCGCGCTGGAGTTCCAGTAACGTGGTTTGGGTTGTTTGAACCTGGGGCGACAGAGACAGGGCGATCGCCTCTGTTCCGTTGACGCGATGCAGCCACAGCGACCCCTTTTCCCCTTGGTGAAGATCCTCGACCCGAAACGTCTGGCTGAGGGCATCCTGAGCCAGGCATTCAACAATTTGATATCGTCCTTGCACACAGTCTCTGCTCATCCTGCCAACCCCTATTCCCCCTCAACCCTGTGCCCAGACCTTAACAACACGACTGAATTGAATCCCCTGGCTTTGCAATGACAACGACAATCTCCCCGGTTGTGTGACCGTTGCGATCGCGGTCATGTTCCCATCTTTGGGGGACACTTTACACATTGTCACATCTGGGTCAGGCGATGCTACTTGTTATTGTAGGAAATTTTGGGGGTTAACTCTGCTAAATGCCTGGGCGCGATCGCCGTCCCGTTACGATTGCCATCCCCGATGAGCCTGAGGCCTAACCCATCAACACAATCCACGACACTAGCGAGGTCTCGCCCACGAGCAACGCGGTCACGAAAAGCCCACAACTACCAAAATTCTGCCCTGGCCAAGGCTCTAAAACTTTCCTCATCCCTTAGGGTAAGAAGATGGGGGGGGAAACCCCTCGTTCACCACCCCTGATCGGGGACTGTGCTGCAATTGCGATCGCCACAGTCTCGACCGCTCTTAATACCGTCATCCGGCACAATACAATCACACGATCCACACACCATCCATGCTCATGACTGTTGCCCTCGGACTTAGCACCATGCTTGGCGTTTATCTACTCATTTGTCTGGCGTTGCGACAATGGCAAACCCGCCTCACCTTCCTCCCCTCGCGCCGAATTAAATACACCCCGGATCACTACGAAATGCCCTACGAAGAGGTGTGGATTCCGGTGGATGCCGACAGCCAAGCGCAATTAAACGGCTGGTGGATTCCGGTAGAGGGAGCCACCCAAGCGGTCTTGTTGCTCCATGGCAATGGGTTTAACATTGGCGCGAATTTACCGCAAGCCCAGGTGTTTTATCGGTTGGGCTACCCTGTGTTGCTGATCGATTATCAGGGCTATGGCAAGAGTATCGGTCGCTTTCCCACGGAAACCCAGATCTATGGGGATGCACAGGTGGGACTGAACTATTTGCGATCGCAGCGGGGCTTTAGTCCAGAGCAAATTATTGTGTTTGGGCATTCCTTAGGCGGCGCGATCGCCATTCATCTCGCCAGCCAAAACCCCCACCTCGCCGCCTTAATCATTCAAGGCTCATTCACCAACATTCGGGACATGGCCGAGCATGACGGCTTTGCCGCAGTGCTGCCCATTAACTGGATTTTGCGCCAATCCTTTGATTCGATGGCGCTGCTGCCTACCCTGAGGATGCCGATTTTCTTTGTCCATGGGGAGTGCGATCGCCGCGTCCCCGCCTGGATGAGCCAAGCCCTCTACGCCAGGGCCACCACCGATCACAAAGACCTGTACCTCCTGCCCGAAGGCGATCACAACCATGTCCCGGAAATTGGCGGCCAGGCCTATCAAGCTGCGATCGCGCAATTCCTCGCCACCATGTCCCACACCGCCCAAGCCACGGCCCCATCCTAAAATAATCAAATTCGCCCCGATGATTCGGCTTCGTCCCTGGTTTAGCTTAATCGGCGGGAAGCCCCGCACTCTACGCGAAGCGTGAGTGTCGGGATGAAAACCGAGGCGATGGAGTGGAACGGAGTCGCCATACTCCTTCGCTATTTTCTAGGGAACCAATCGTCTTCCCAAAGCTAAACTAGGAACATGCTTGTATTGACCTACTCATACCGGATTTATCCAGACCTTGAACAGGAACTCCAGATGCTTAATTGGCTGGAAACTTGTCGCAAGGTCTACAACTATGCGGTCGGGGAGCGCAAAGACTGGATCAACAGTCGGAAGTGCCCGGTCAATGCTTGCAGTCTCCAGAAGGAGTACATCATCCCAGCCGACACCCCCTATCCCGATTACTATCGCCAAAAGAAGGCGCTAACTGAAGCCAAGAAAACCAACCCTGAACTCAAAGCGGTTCATTCTCAGGTGCTTCAGGATGTAATTGGGAGAGTCGATGCTGCTTTCGTCGCTTTCCACCAACAGCGAATCGGGTTCCCTCGGTTCAAGAAATTTGGCCGGATGCGGTCGTTTCTATTTCCGCAGATGAAGGGCGAAGCGATTGATGGTAACACCATTAAGCTACCCAAGCTCGGCCCAGTGCTCATCAATCTGCATCGCCCCATCCCTGAAGACTTCGACCTGAAGGCTGTTCGGGTCGTGCGGAAACATTCTGGATGGTACGTCATGCTGACGCTAAAAGCTGACGTTGATGTGCCCGACATCCCACCAGAAGGCCATGCCCTGGGACTGGATGTTGGTCTGGAGTATTTTCTATCCACCTCTGATGGTGAGCAGGTTTCTCGTCCTCGTTTCTTCAATAGGCTGCACCGCAAGCTTAAATCGCTGCAACGTAGGCTAAAAGGGAAGCAGAAGGGGTCGAAAAACTGGCTCAAGTTAATCAAGCGGATCGGTCGAGTTCACGAAAACATTGCGAATTACCGTCTGGACTGGCAGTTCAAGCTAGCCCATCATCTCTGCAACCAAGCCGGGATGATTTTTGTGGAAGACTTGGACTTCAGGACACTCGCCAAAGGCTTTCTCGGCAAACACATGGTTGATGCTGGACTGGGTCAGTTCGTCAACATTGTGTTGCCGTGGGTGTGCTGGAAGCGTGGGGTTTGCTACGGAAAGGTCAACCCTAGGGGCACCAGTCAGGAATGCCCTGACTGTGGGACTGAAGTCCTTGACACTCCCCGGCCTAAAGGCACGGGGATTCTTGGCTCACCGAGTCCACTTACCTAGGATTCCTTGCGAAGTCCTACATAGAGGTGGTTCTCTCCCCAAGCGTTACTTTCGGTGTGCCCCACCGTAGTTGGATTGCTCCAAAGTTTGTTTGGATTGGCAGCAATATTTGCCAAAAACTGATTCGTCTAGTCCCTGTGAATCTTTTATCTACTTGCAGGGAGGTCTAGAACAATGAAGTAGAACCCCATAGATTCAATTGCCAAGGTTCAGTAGCTACGAGTTAGGTAGCATCGGGTTTTTAAAGCGGTTGATTACCCTATCCGCTATGCTAATCATAAACCATAAAAAGCCGTCCTGGAAGGACGGGGCTTTAGACCCATGAATTTTGGTAAAGAATTAAAAGACCGCATTCACCATTGCGGTGAATGCGGTTCAATTAAGCCCAGAGATGTTGCCAGCGGTCAAGTTATTCGCAATCGTGGCCTCTCAGCCGTGGGTCTCACGACTGATGAAATCGCCTGTGGACGGGTTCTGTCGGGGGCTTTGCCTAGACAAGACCGAACGAAGCAGGTAGTCGCTGGAGCAATCTAGTGAAGCCCGCGCTGTACCGTTGGCGAAGCCTGCGCGAAGCGCATAGGTCAGCGTCGGGAGAACGTCACCATGGAATAACCCTTGATCCCCTCTGCACCGTGGAGCAATCACCGTGGCACTTCCTTCTATTTCTGTAATCATCCCCACCTACGGGCGCGAAGACCCCCTTAAAGACTCCATCGAGGATGTTCTTCAGCAAGACTATCCGGGAGATGTGGAAATCATCGTCGTTGACCAAACCGCCCACCACACCCCCGCCGTAGAGCAATACCTCACCCAGCAAGCCGCCGCCG
Coding sequences within:
- a CDS encoding tetratricopeptide repeat protein, whose amino-acid sequence is MQGRYQIVECLAQDALSQTFRVEDLHQGEKGSLWLHRVNGTEAIALSLSPQVQTTQTTLLELQRDTALQPLDAVCVDGGDLCWVYGGGDGYGLNQHLQAGRQMSEQDMVQLLQDILPTLTTIHDRGMIHGNLQPHSFFYSAEAGRWWLTHFGATYAHERIPAGQAAIAAAGYLPPDAIVPPTVGGDLYCLGVTILHGLTGIEPVNLTQDWRKTTVVSDRLAHLINLIITQYFSSATELHDWLDMATSDTAPSAVAGLGQRHSECDPDLDGPPDQNLAIITNATLDSEIEHSRIVTEWDGEAAQSPPLFTAQPPESSPTALYLAHRYRVVRPLSRGGFGETYIAIDEQFPGQPTCIVKKLKLKEHTDKTYKIAKHLFKREADVLSRLGQHAQIPQLLAHFEEDQEFYLVEEFIDGHDLETELPPGKKLPEAAVRQLVYEMLEVLSVIHAQGIIHRDLKPANIRRRVSDRRLVLIDFGAVKQISKQTSLDGKTKVTVAIGTTGYAPSEQTQGRPKLSSDIYAVGMIALQALTGLDPEHIPDDPTSGELQWHHLVKLTPGFKAFLDRMVCYDFRQRFESAIPALAAFKHLDLNSATLHDRPPTAATVKRRRFALSRRTVQLIAGGAGVLGVAGMAVVGARSLGLFQASLDQVSATVQASTVVIQAPDNAQQWVGVVVEGEPYACTILTTEAAIAGGENVTISLRQSPPRPVDIVEALPKSAMVLLKLKQNNPQCSYPQLALGEPDDLRSDDWVYLQATTPETLDNFMTAPLETVAIANVRYSSLPGVYLLGYESPLEILSGSPVVNRQGKLLGIHQGKIAEATVEADREWAIPVALYRDYLATRSELENATAQTWLERGNQFFELQQYEDALAAYDEAIPLEPDRPEPWYGRGSALYNLERYEEAIAAYHQVLALRDDNTLAWYSKGNALFQLQRYEEAIAAYQDAIDTKEDYYPAINNLGLAQQALGKSAQAIATFEQVINLRPEYHPAHNNLGTTFQQQEDYAKAIAAYDQAIRIRPNYASAWYNRATAYARSNQPDRALENLTRAIALQTSYAERAKTNPDFDSLRDREQFPALARD
- a CDS encoding alpha/beta hydrolase, yielding MLMTVALGLSTMLGVYLLICLALRQWQTRLTFLPSRRIKYTPDHYEMPYEEVWIPVDADSQAQLNGWWIPVEGATQAVLLLHGNGFNIGANLPQAQVFYRLGYPVLLIDYQGYGKSIGRFPTETQIYGDAQVGLNYLRSQRGFSPEQIIVFGHSLGGAIAIHLASQNPHLAALIIQGSFTNIRDMAEHDGFAAVLPINWILRQSFDSMALLPTLRMPIFFVHGECDRRVPAWMSQALYARATTDHKDLYLLPEGDHNHVPEIGGQAYQAAIAQFLATMSHTAQATAPS
- a CDS encoding RNA-guided endonuclease InsQ/TnpB family protein; this translates as MLVLTYSYRIYPDLEQELQMLNWLETCRKVYNYAVGERKDWINSRKCPVNACSLQKEYIIPADTPYPDYYRQKKALTEAKKTNPELKAVHSQVLQDVIGRVDAAFVAFHQQRIGFPRFKKFGRMRSFLFPQMKGEAIDGNTIKLPKLGPVLINLHRPIPEDFDLKAVRVVRKHSGWYVMLTLKADVDVPDIPPEGHALGLDVGLEYFLSTSDGEQVSRPRFFNRLHRKLKSLQRRLKGKQKGSKNWLKLIKRIGRVHENIANYRLDWQFKLAHHLCNQAGMIFVEDLDFRTLAKGFLGKHMVDAGLGQFVNIVLPWVCWKRGVCYGKVNPRGTSQECPDCGTEVLDTPRPKGTGILGSPSPLT